A window of the Astyanax mexicanus isolate ESR-SI-001 chromosome 22, AstMex3_surface, whole genome shotgun sequence genome harbors these coding sequences:
- the LOC103029652 gene encoding sialic acid-binding Ig-like lectin 15 isoform X2, producing the protein MALFQMIVFFSFFSSGLISADEWSMTVPQAVKQTFGEDAVLPCSFTTPYTSYQNITVVWRLKDAYNGQIIFKCLSTENPSDNGQNCTESIGRYSLAGNPRSKNISLRIKDVSFSEDGQYFCCFELIKKEDTYRTKTGTRLSVQSIPQTLESIYIRTLPSGEQFITCDVKGSPPPTVTWIVPEITSSSLVSVQRDRVRASSSIPANQSNINYTCQIHGETGLQDLSIYYQKRSEQEQQIPFTLFVIFVVLSGVFFISSIILAVIYKIGSSKSPAPPQEVNFRKSSPVQTNDDIYENF; encoded by the exons ATGGCACTCTTCCAAATGATAGTCTTCTTTTCATTCTTCTCTTCAG GTCTTATATCTGCTGATGAGTGGTCGATGACCGTACCTCAAGCTGTGAAGCAGACCTTTGGTGAAGACGCCGTCCTGCCTTGCAGTTTCACAACTCCATATACAAGCTACCAGAATATAACCGTAGTTTGGCGCCTCAAAGACGCTTATAACGGACagattatttttaagtgtttaagcACTGAAAACCCGTCTGATAATGGACAGAACTGCACAGAATCTATTGGACGTTACTCTTTAGCTGGCAACCCGAGAAGCAAGAACATCAGTCTGAGGATAAAGGATGTCTCCTTCTCAGAAGATGGACAGTATTTCTGTTGTTTTGAGTTGATCAAGAAAGAAGACACCTACCGAACTAAAACAGGAACCAGGCTAAGTGTCCAAT CAATACCACAAACTCTGGAGAGCATCTACATACGGACCCTTCCATCAGGGGAGCAGTTCATTACATGTGACGTTAAAGGAAGTCCCCCTCCAACTGTAACATGGATTGTTCCAGAGATAACAAGCTCATCCCTGGTGTCTGTTCAAAGGGACAGGGTCCGAGCATCATCTTCTATTCCTGCTAATCAGTCCAACATCAACTACACCTGCCAGATACACGGAGAGACTGGACTGCAGGATCTGTCTATTTACTACCAGAAACGTTCCGAGCAAGAGCAGCAAATCCCTTTTACACTGTTTGTCATCTTTGTCGTCCTTTCTGGAGTTTTCTTCATCAGTTCGATTATTTTGGCAGTAATTTACAAGATAG GGTCGTCTAAGTCTCCGGCCCCTCCACAAGAAGTGAACTTCAGGAAGAGCAGTCCAGTTCAAAC AAATGACGACATTTATGAAAACTTTTAA
- the LOC103029652 gene encoding sialic acid-binding Ig-like lectin 15 isoform X1: MALFQMIVFFSFFSSGLISADEWSMTVPQAVKQTFGEDAVLPCSFTTPYTSYQNITVVWRLKDAYNGQIIFKCLSTENPSDNGQNCTESIGRYSLAGNPRSKNISLRIKDVSFSEDGQYFCCFELIKKEDTYRTKTGTRLSVQSIPQTLESIYIRTLPSGEQFITCDVKGSPPPTVTWIVPEITSSSLVSVQRDRVRASSSIPANQSNINYTCQIHGETGLQDLSIYYQKRSEQEQQIPFTLFVIFVVLSGVFFISSIILAVIYKIGSSKSLAPPQEVNFRKSSPVQTNDDIYENFKDW; encoded by the exons ATGGCACTCTTCCAAATGATAGTCTTCTTTTCATTCTTCTCTTCAG GTCTTATATCTGCTGATGAGTGGTCGATGACCGTACCTCAAGCTGTGAAGCAGACCTTTGGTGAAGACGCCGTCCTGCCTTGCAGTTTCACAACTCCATATACAAGCTACCAGAATATAACCGTAGTTTGGCGCCTCAAAGACGCTTATAACGGACagattatttttaagtgtttaagcACTGAAAACCCGTCTGATAATGGACAGAACTGCACAGAATCTATTGGACGTTACTCTTTAGCTGGCAACCCGAGAAGCAAGAACATCAGTCTGAGGATAAAGGATGTCTCCTTCTCAGAAGATGGACAGTATTTCTGTTGTTTTGAGTTGATCAAGAAAGAAGACACCTACCGAACTAAAACAGGAACCAGGCTAAGTGTCCAAT CAATACCACAAACTCTGGAGAGCATCTACATACGGACCCTTCCATCAGGGGAGCAGTTCATTACATGTGACGTTAAAGGAAGTCCCCCTCCAACTGTAACATGGATTGTTCCAGAGATAACAAGCTCATCCCTGGTGTCTGTTCAAAGGGACAGGGTCCGAGCATCATCTTCTATTCCTGCTAATCAGTCCAACATCAACTACACCTGCCAGATACACGGAGAGACTGGACTGCAGGATCTGTCTATTTACTACCAGAAACGTTCCGAGCAAGAGCAGCAAATCCCTTTTACACTGTTTGTCATCTTTGTCGTCCTTTCTGGAGTTTTCTTCATCAGTTCGATTATTTTGGCAGTAATTTACAAGATAG GGTCGTCTAAGTCTCTGGCCCCTCCACAAGAAGTGAACTTCAGAAAGAGCAGTCCAGTTCAAAC AAATGATGACATTTATGAAAACTTTAAAGACTGGTGA